In one window of Terriglobia bacterium DNA:
- the tdh gene encoding L-threonine 3-dehydrogenase produces the protein MADTMLAVVKPEPKAGAEIRTVKIPKFGPNEVLVRVKVASVCGTDVHIYNWDQWAQSRIHPPLIPGHEFCGEVAAVGDEVTTVKEGDFVSAEMHVNCGKCYQCRTGEAHICQHVKIIGVDANGAFAEYVTIPESNIWKLDPAIPTEYASILDPLGNAVHTVLSGDIAAKTVAITGCGPIGLFAIAVAKACGATKVFAIEVNENRRRVAEKMKADLVLDPTTQDVKSMIMDATEGIGVDVLLEMAGHKDAIRLGFEILRLGGRVSLLGIPSRPVELNFANDIIFKGATVLGINGRRMYQTWYQMTALLKAGMLDLHPVITDRLAMSDFGRGMEMLNAGTASKILLYPNGVK, from the coding sequence ATGGCAGACACAATGCTCGCCGTCGTTAAGCCCGAACCGAAGGCGGGCGCCGAAATACGCACTGTCAAAATTCCCAAGTTCGGTCCGAACGAAGTCCTCGTGAGGGTCAAAGTTGCTTCCGTTTGCGGCACTGACGTGCACATTTACAACTGGGATCAGTGGGCGCAGTCACGCATTCATCCGCCGCTCATTCCGGGACACGAGTTCTGCGGTGAAGTGGCTGCCGTTGGTGATGAAGTCACGACGGTAAAGGAAGGCGACTTCGTCTCAGCCGAAATGCACGTCAACTGCGGCAAGTGCTACCAGTGCCGCACTGGCGAAGCTCATATCTGCCAGCACGTGAAGATCATCGGCGTCGACGCAAACGGCGCGTTCGCCGAGTACGTTACGATTCCTGAATCCAACATCTGGAAGCTCGATCCGGCGATCCCGACGGAGTACGCGTCCATCCTCGATCCGCTGGGCAACGCCGTGCACACGGTGCTCTCCGGCGATATAGCGGCGAAGACGGTGGCTATCACTGGATGCGGACCGATCGGGTTGTTTGCCATCGCGGTGGCGAAGGCTTGCGGCGCGACGAAGGTGTTCGCGATCGAGGTGAATGAGAATCGACGTCGCGTTGCCGAGAAGATGAAGGCTGATCTAGTCCTCGATCCGACGACGCAGGATGTGAAGTCGATGATCATGGACGCGACGGAAGGAATCGGCGTCGACGTGCTGCTGGAGATGGCAGGACACAAAGATGCGATTCGGCTGGGGTTCGAGATCCTTCGACTAGGCGGTCGCGTGTCGCTGCTCGGGATTCCATCGCGTCCGGTGGAACTCAATTTTGCCAACGACATCATCTTCAAGGGAGCGACGGTGCTCGGCATCAACGGGCGTCGCATGTACCAGACCTGGTACCAGATGACGGCGCTGCTCAAGGCCGGGATGCTCGACCTGCATCCGGTGATCACCGACCGGCTCGCGATGTCGGACTTCGGCAGGGGCATGGAAATGCTCAACGCAGGGACTGCGAGCAAGATCCTGCTTTATCCGAATGGGGTGAAGTAG
- a CDS encoding adenylate/guanylate cyclase domain-containing protein has protein sequence MARLIISSPEGKRGILELTKPVVTLGRGNANDLVLNNSRVSRFHAVVKVASTGDVLIADRGSTNGVLINGERISGETLLRNEDNISIGDYEIRFESIEDASLHVAKAEIPSTLNEMLQGRRAQVLPGGQSTIQPLGLGRNTTGVRLDDTTELRKQLRKLERENYLLSVLYDAGKALHSKLSIDEIVAEVSQLAFRIEGVERGFMMLFDDKGQVSHQTDVWYRNQPISSRVEQPRIILSRAVMERVRSEREPILITDLTEDERFSGSESMKVSGLRSAMVAPLVAQQRLAGILYVDNLEKAAAFTQEELNIFAVIASQAAVAIDGAITHDKLARQAIERSALERFLAPEVVELVSANPEEVRLGGTNAKVSILFADIRGFTTLSESLPPEKIVEMLNEYFTRATEVIFEHGGTLDKYLGDGLMALFGAPVSKGNDAANAVRAALGIQHLMSELNHEGTTRGWPDLRVGIGVTTGVVTAGNIGSPKRIDYTVVGDAVNVSSRLCANAPAGQILISESTVAEVNGLFQLKPLDPLQVKGKSRPLPVFSVLGEQAAAKK, from the coding sequence ATGGCGCGGCTCATTATTTCGTCCCCGGAAGGCAAGCGCGGCATCCTCGAGTTGACCAAGCCGGTCGTCACCCTCGGCCGTGGCAACGCCAACGACCTCGTTCTCAACAACAGCCGCGTCTCCCGCTTCCACGCGGTCGTGAAGGTCGCATCGACCGGGGACGTCCTTATCGCGGACCGTGGTTCCACGAATGGCGTGCTGATTAACGGGGAGCGCATCAGCGGCGAAACTCTGCTCCGCAATGAAGACAACATCTCCATCGGCGATTACGAGATCCGCTTCGAGTCCATTGAGGACGCTTCGCTGCACGTCGCAAAGGCCGAGATTCCATCTACGCTCAACGAGATGCTCCAGGGACGCCGCGCGCAGGTGCTTCCCGGCGGACAATCGACCATCCAGCCGCTCGGCCTCGGCCGCAACACCACCGGCGTTCGTCTCGACGACACAACCGAACTTCGCAAGCAATTACGCAAGCTGGAGCGCGAGAACTACCTGCTCAGCGTGCTCTATGACGCCGGCAAGGCGCTGCACTCGAAGCTGTCGATCGATGAAATCGTCGCCGAAGTGTCTCAATTGGCGTTCCGCATCGAGGGCGTCGAGCGCGGCTTCATGATGCTTTTCGACGACAAGGGGCAAGTGTCGCACCAGACCGACGTCTGGTATCGCAACCAGCCGATCTCATCGCGAGTCGAGCAGCCGCGCATCATTCTCAGCCGGGCCGTCATGGAGCGCGTGCGCTCCGAGCGCGAGCCTATCCTCATCACGGACCTCACCGAGGACGAGCGCTTCTCCGGCAGTGAGAGCATGAAGGTCAGCGGCCTGCGCTCGGCAATGGTCGCGCCGTTGGTTGCACAGCAGCGGCTGGCGGGAATTCTCTACGTCGACAACCTGGAAAAGGCCGCGGCCTTCACCCAGGAAGAACTAAACATCTTCGCCGTCATCGCCTCGCAGGCTGCGGTGGCCATTGATGGCGCGATCACGCACGACAAGCTGGCGCGCCAAGCCATCGAGCGCTCAGCCTTGGAACGCTTTCTCGCGCCGGAAGTTGTCGAACTCGTCTCCGCTAATCCCGAAGAAGTCCGCCTCGGCGGCACCAACGCGAAAGTCAGTATTCTCTTCGCCGACATCCGCGGATTTACGACTTTGTCGGAGTCCCTGCCGCCGGAGAAGATAGTCGAGATGCTGAACGAGTACTTTACCCGCGCAACGGAGGTCATCTTCGAGCACGGCGGGACGCTTGACAAATACTTGGGCGATGGCTTGATGGCTCTGTTCGGGGCACCGGTTTCCAAGGGCAACGATGCCGCGAATGCCGTCCGGGCAGCGCTCGGCATCCAGCACCTGATGAGCGAACTCAACCACGAAGGCACCACGCGCGGCTGGCCCGACCTCCGCGTCGGTATCGGCGTCACCACGGGCGTGGTCACGGCTGGCAATATTGGCTCACCGAAACGGATTGACTACACAGTGGTTGGCGACGCCGTGAACGTCAGCTCGCGCCTTTGCGCAAATGCTCCGGCCGGACAAATTCTCATCTCCGAATCCACCGTCGCCGAAGTCAACGGCCTGTTCCAACTCAAACCGCTCGATCCGCTTCAGGTCAAAGGCAAGAGCCGGCCGTTACCGGTATTCAGCGTGCTGGGAGAGCAGGCGGCGGCCAAGAAGTAG